Below is a genomic region from Cloeon dipterum chromosome 2, ieCloDipt1.1, whole genome shotgun sequence.
GAGTAATTAGGCGGCAGTTATGGTAGGGTGGGTGAGTTGGTGGGTTGGTgggcggtcggtcggtcgggcgGTTATAGATTTTTCAATCGGTCGccgcgagagcgagagcagaCACGCGAATCAGCCGCGCGAGACAGACTAGCTGTATAGCAGGGGAAGCTGAAAGCGTATGGATCGGAGGTTGGTTACAAGTGCTCCACGTGTGCGACTTATCTTCCACCTTCAAACGTTCCCGTGCCGCCAGCCCACCCGCCACCCCTCCCGCAAAATGCCCCCACACGCTCTAATTTTATCTTTCTTCTCGTTTTTTTTGCAGAGTGCAAGACTCTTTAAACGGATGGTAAGCGGTTTTTAGAATGAGTCAAGTGTTTTCTTTGTCAGCTGTCACTAACAAACAAACGTCCTGTCctgtttccaatttttaattgcattaatCTGTATTTGtaggaattttgaatttcaaacctTGAATTAGGAAGCAAACAACCCAGATTATAATTGCTAAACTTGATTTTTGTCACCGTTTCTGTCTATACTAATAATTAGAAGAACAAACTAACGGCATATATTTACGTCTTGAGAGCATTTTTATGAATCGTGAACAGACGAATCGGATGCAGTTTTGACCCCGAGCACTTTGCTCCGACACATTGGCGAGCAAACCGCGAGGGTCTGTCACTCACGACCGCAGCCAGCTCGGGCTTGGCTGCCTTCTGGCCGCCGCGCCACGCGGTCTCCGCACGGCCCCATCTCATTTTTGCCGGCATGATTCACCACAACCACACTCGAGTTGAATTATCAAAACAagtctggaaataaatttaaatctttgcCCAATTTTGGCTTCGGGATTTGAGAATTTCGGCCcatttaatgaaattgcagTCTGGCCAGTCTGCTGATGACAATCGGTCACGCAACTTGTGCAGGGCCACCATAATATTCGCGCGTGAGTGCCGTTGTTGCATGCATTATAGTGCTCTTTTGTGCCTCTGGCCGGCCAGCCGCGGCGCTCTTTCATCTGGCGCGGCGAAGACTCACTTTTACACAGCGCCAGTTTTCACTATCATTTCCACTGGGAAGAGCGCCTTAAAGCTGATCGTCCCTTGTGCACTTGAAGGGCTATTTCTGACCATCTCCCTCATTTTTCGAGCCGTTTGCCCATTGGCGAAACGAAATAAAGTGCATTCGACGCGTCGAGATAGTCGAGCGAGAATGTCGAGAGCCAGGAATGCGTACGCTGCGTCTATTTTCAAGTGGCGCTGATCCACTTTGATTGGATGCCTCTCTATTATCTGCACTCGGCAAAATCAAACTCACCCCccggattttaaaataaataatcccgAGTGGCCGGCCGCAGCCGAGATTCATTCATTTGAGCGAGTGGAGGGGTTTGCTTGATTCGAATCTCAAGGTCGCCAGACAGACGTGaccgccccccccccccctccatCCACCCGCCAGACCTTATTTCCAgtgtaaaatagtttttcaattCGATTCTAAAACACCATCccgtttgtttaattaaactaattgcGGCTTGATTTGttgtgcataaattaattaattaacaacaaaattggaattttattttcgacagTGTACCAATCGGTCACATTGAACgccagcgaccaatcagagaggCGAGTGATTTGACGTGGCTTCTAAGagcgagacagcagcgccacagtggcAGCCAGCTTGACTCTGGTTGTCTCTGTATCAAAGAACCATCTCTGATTGCTCGCTGACGATCTTGTCGGTTTGTCAATCGCCGGGTGATTCGGCTGCCTATTCAAATTGGACcattaagaatttatttgcactgtcaaaaatgaaatttgtcaTTAATGtcttatttgaaacaaattcaacGAAAATATCTTTGGGTTGATTGCAGGGACAAGTTGCGTCGCATCCAGGAGGTAAAGGAGTACATTTACAACTCGACCAGGTCAAACATGGGCACTCCGTACAAGTCGCAGAATATCATGACCACGAACGACTTGAAAAACTTTGTGCTGAGCATGATTCCTGAAACCTCCGGGTTGTACGATCCATCAAAGAAAATCAACAGCTTCTTCCCACTCTGTGAGATTCCctggcaaaaaaaattattgagacGCATTTTCACGGGTGTAATCATTTCAGGTTCCCCTCAGCAGAGTAAAAGGGTGGAAGCGACCAAAAACAGTGACGATATGTACATGCAATTCAACCTGACATATCCTCCTTCTTCGCCAGACTCAAAGGTGGCCATTGGCAGCGCCAACCTTCGTCTTTGGAGGATAAATCAggtaaatgttttaattactcACCGTTTAGAGCGAAAATTGATGGTGCTTTCGCAGACTGAAAGCAGCGTGAGCGTGGACCCGTGCTCGCCGCACAATCAACAGGTGCGAGGCACGCCGCCCCCGACCAGTTCGACGACGCAGCCAGCCGCCGAGCCCAACAACTCGGCATCCAGCACGAGCACACCCACCACCAGCACAACGAGCGCCCCTATCATTATCAGTGAGCCGAGGGAGGTTTTCATCAGGGTCACCATTACGTACCTTGTTCGGCAGGGAAAGAAGTCAAATAAACGTgagttgatgatttttttcttgtgccTCAGCAAGCAATTGAaccaatgattttattttgtagaaaTCCTGGAAATCCGTGTAAGTTTGTAGAACAAGGTCGGGTGAActgtttttattggaaatttgaatttattcttaATACATCCTTCCTTTCTTcgaaaaactataaaattaacagttaggaaagttattaaaaacacaaagtcttgtatttttttctgggggggggggggggttttgcagtttatttggattttttttctcataatCATCATTTATTGAGCCTGATGAGACCTTTTTTATTGTACTTTTTGCAGTGACGAGATACATCCTGGACAGCAAGATGGTTTCGACCACCGGCGAAGGCTGGGTTGACTTTAACGTTTTGAATGCTGTTAAAGACTGGCAGAATCCAAACAACAACATGGGTCTTTTCGTAGAGGTTGAAGatcaagaaaagaaaaagctgCCTGCCGCTTCATTCTTCCGCGAGATGAATTGCACTGCTGGTAAGTATTTttggagaattaaaaaatacttcgcTAACACTTTCTTCATTAttgctatatttttttctgtcaaatttgcaataaaaaattaatacatggATCTGTTCTAAAAATCTCGAGTTGGCCGTTACTCCAACACGCGTGTGCAATTCTTGTAAATCGAACTTAGTCAAACCAACCAGTCCGTCAAGTGGATACTAATGGGATTTGAATGATTTCGATCGTTACAGGGccaccctgacgccagggttcgaaTTCTAACCTTATCTGATGGCCTAGTTTGAGCTCAGGGGTGATCCAAAGCATGTTCCGGGGATAAAAACCAACCGATtctgcaatttatattttctcaaaactcAACTTGAACTAAAATGCAGCAGCCACCTTTCCCCCCAAATGTAACGCGGCCAAGGTTAACAATACCGTCCTCTCCGGTCGCTAGCGCACAGAGGGGTCGAGTTGAACATAAGGCGAATAAAGGTGGCTGCTGCAAAAAATACCCTTTTTCAACCTTTAACCCGCTGTATCTCAACTTTTACCTGCTCTGAAAATGCTGTATATTCACTTTTAGGGCAACATTTAATAGCATACTTGGAAAAATGGCTGTTTTtgaagtatttaaattttattaataaactgAATATGAACtcaaatttggtaaaattggaaaaaaatcgattttaaaagttaatggGTATCTTttgacacaaattttaatggtcCTCCAGAGTTCACtcaaattttctgataaaacTGCATCAAATTAGTCCagaaaactttattaaatcgACAGCGCCTGCATGcctagcaaaaaaatcaaaatggtgctctatacaaaattgaaattggcaGACCAAGTCAAACAAcctgaaatttgcaaaaagcgCAGAAAAACTTGTTGCATGTGAAACGCTTCTGTAGTAGAAAGTCTCCGTCTGTATGCAATTGGCACCACGATAATACCGCTGACGAAAAGAAATCGTTTCTGATTCGCAGTCAGCTCGAGGGTGCCAGGTGGCGGCGACAACAGCGCCTCTGCTGACCTCAGTGGAGCACACATGCTCCCGATGATCTCGGTGTGCACCGCCGACCCGAACCACGCCGCCAACACTGACACGCACGCagccaacaacaacaacaaccccCTGAGCAACAAGTCGAATAAGGACCTGCGCAGGTTCCTCTCCATGCTGCAGCAGGAAAACGCGGTCAAGGCGGCGAGCAGCCAGAAGCGGCAGAACCCTGAGGATGAGCAGTTGGAGCAGGTGCAGAACACGGAGGGCCACCAGGAGGGCCAGAACCGGCACCGCCacaaccacaaccaccaccaccgctTCCACGACGACAGGCCGACGCCGTCGCAACTCCTCGTCGTACCGCTCGTGTTCAAAACCTCCAGGGTGGCTGAGATGGACCAGCAGCCCATCACCATCGAGCAGCTCTTCCAGCGGTAGGCAGTGTTCACAAAAAACTGTCTTTTTTCGGAAGAGTTTAAACCGGTTTTTCCCCCAAGGGTGGGTCTGAATCGGAGGGAACTAAACGACACGCGAGTCGAAGCGATAAATTCTGGAAATCATAGCGCCGTTGCAATTTTCGGAATCGACCTCCGCGTTAGCAAAGAGACCGACCATTTTGTGACATCGTCATCACTGCTCAGGGTgcgtacaatttttaaagggattgctacattttctttcaaaaccGAACATCAGCAGCCATGACactgatgacgtcacaaaatGGCCAATCGCACTACTTTGTCCTGAGTTTTTCAGGCTAAACGCTGAGACCgattataaaaattccaacgccACACTGATTTTCTGCATTTTGAGCTTCACATACAAGacttaaatttttcgaaatcTATCTGCGcattaagataattttttccaatttgacTGGTAAACTCCATGGGAAATTAGTTATTATCTGATTTGATCCAAAATGTAGAGAgtgagtaaaaaaaatcagcaaaaacaTTCCGGTTTAACCAGTGCcggtttaaattttggaacaCTTGCGGTAGGCCCACcgcgcgcgcgcaccgcaCTCCGCACCCGCGGACAGCCGAGACTGCACCAAGGCTGTCCGCAATTACCTTTGGCACAACTGCTCACCGACGACTCTGACTGCTCGCCAGCACACAAGTTGTGCAACTCGCTCCGCACGCATGCGGCGCGGGCTGCATAACCGGGCTGCCCTGGTTTCTTGTTCACTGTGAGCTGAATCCAAATTGTATTTACTTCGTGTGTGTTATATTTCCAAATGCGAATTTTTCATCTGTCGTAATGGCCAAACGCTGGGCTGTGCAATTTGaggttttttatattcaaacaGTTATTTTGGCGGGTGTTGGTGTGAATCTAGCGAAAGTGCCACAAGAACGGCAGCAATCTCTCTGATTGGCCAGATCCAGACACCACCAAAGTAACGGTTTCCACGTTTCTGCCGATTTTCGGCACGTTGTGTCAAATTTCTGACTGGCTAACCTAGTTCGACTCTCAGGTATCAATTggaaatgtcaaaaatgaaattccagtaCTACTTGATCAATTTCGCCGATTCTTTTGCGATAAAAGTTTAATTGTGTCATTCATTTTTCACAGCCCCTATTGCACTAACATATCCAGATTACTCGAGGTTTTAAGCATGTtatatatcaaataatttctagcatattttttcattttggtcACACTTGAAAAACGGGGAGCACAGAGTCTTCGgcgttaaatttctgatgatgGCCGAGAGTGGTCAGTCGAAGCGCACAATGCAATGTAAATAAAGTATCGATACTTACTCTACAGAGCGCggagcattttttaatttactttcctCGCTAACAAAAGAAACGACAAGGCTTTTTCATGTTGCATATTGTGCTCACATTTcagtaacaataattttaatgcatgttCAACAACAAAAGAAACACACACTATTCtcgctgaaaaaaatttccatagTTGAAATCTATAAATGGATGATTGCACTCTTGGCTCCTCTGACCGAATGTTTTAGAATAATATACACTGTGTTTTCATGTACTTCGAGCGCGCATATCATGTTAATTAAACTGTGTCCTTTTGTCACGAAATAACGCCATATCAGCTGAAAACGTTTTTATCCGCTGACAAATGGGTACTTAATTCTGCCCGGCCCCGAGACCCAATCTCATCACCCGTGTCCGCCATCAAGTTCGACTACTTAATTAGTGTTGCGTTAGAAATTGTAATAGATAAATATACGTATAATACATGTCTAGGATGTTAGgctatttttctgttttcccGCCCACCCTGCTCTACCTCTGTGAAGCTGTCAATATTCTGACGAGACCGATTTTAAAGCCAAGGAGAGGCAATCCAATTACATGTTGTTTCCCGCAACTCCGCGTGTATACTACATTAGACTGCGTGTACAATTCAGTGTTTCGCGGCGACAAAATTCTTATGTATATCATAAAGAAGTATGTATTATTACATGTCTAGCGTATTAAGAACGAGTATTATATAGTTGAATTGTTTGTTGCCAATAATAAAGTGCATATCAAAATCAGAATCTctagaatttttcttttcacaatCGGAGAGCAATAAAAGCTCAAGGACGAACCTGCACTCTCGGCCATGGATTTGCATAATATACTCGGCAGCATTTTTTACTCCCCGTCAAACGCAAGCATTGGAACGTGCGCGAGTTTCATCTCTCAAACGCGCAAAAAGCGTGCTCGTGCTCAATAATCGAAACGATCCTTTGTTTCAGCCAAACCGAACTTGTAAATCTCAGAGTCAGCCACTTGAACTACTTCCGACGCTAAAATTGCTACTAATTTCCGGTTTGCAACGCTTCTGAAGCAATTAGTCGCAAAATTTTCCGagctaaaacattttaaacatttttttgggaCAAAATTGTCATGAGGTCAAGCATTGTGTCATCAAAATCTTTCGAcagaatattcattttcacgGATTCTACGCGCGggacatttttgaaaaacttttggAGACCTCATGCAGCAGTGTATCTCATCTCCACGTGCGGTGTCATTTTAATATAGTGTGTgttttggattcctctcacCGAGCCTCATAGAACTAACACCAAATTTTATCTCCAAGATCAACTTCTGTTAATTtcagtttctaattaaaattttggaagtGAGCCcaggattttggaattttgaaaatgagctAAAAGGTTGTCCCATCACATGTGTGAACTCTGAATATTTCAGATTGGTGCCTTCTttttgattttcaagaaattcttCTTCggaacttgaaaaaaattattttattttttagcaaatattggcaactccaaatctcaaACATCGGGtcctaaccatcagaattgcaagaaataaatatagtttGACCCGTTTCGACGTTCCCTGACCATGCAGCCGAAGGGTTTGGAAGGGTGCTAACTCTTCTCTTCTTTCAACCCCTcttctataattttaattgtaaaaaaaataccactAAGCacgaaagaataaaaaaatccagtgtTATTTCTAACAAGTAACACAATAATCCCAATCTTCAACTCTCCTTAAATTTGATCAACTACGCGACGCTGCAAAATACTTTCAAATGTTGCCTTGTATCagtccactttaaaattaaaatatatgtttccattaattaattaatgaattatatctttattgtttttttggCGAAGTCATGCATCAGAAATGGTTACATTTCTAAATATATGCCCCccccccaattgcaatgcacgAACAAGAAAtactaacaaaaattacaaatcacaTGCGAATGCCAAGAattcactaaaaaaaataactacaATTTAATCTAAAGAAATTTGCAGTAAGTCAATGGGTGCTTTCGAaatcaattataaatatttcaaaatctaaaaataagttattatcctttgtttgtttttccacGAGAGTCacattgtttatattttcacaaataaaagagATTATTGGACAGTATATCTCCTCGTTATTGAAAACGCTCTGATTATTCTATAAAACTAGAATTTCGCCTCATTATATAGCTTTCCTacagttaaattattcatccACCTGCTGAGCATaatgtatataatataattattggtGCAAGTCAGTGCAGTGAAGAAAACTTATACTGAGTGTTTTTTTGTGACACACATATTAATTTGgctgttttaaaatgatgTTTCGACGTATTCCAAAATCGCACCTGTACATATTTcggattaatggaataaaaattatttagaattgaattgaattactGGTTAGTTATTTTCGTTAATTAGATTTTGGatggttaaatttattgaatttaacagTGTTTGGATCAAATAGATATCCTCTGTAAGGTCATTGACCATCCACATGCGCAGCTGGCGCAATTCAACTATCAAGTCTATAATATCCTTGTTAAGAAGGAAGCCGCGAGAGACACCGAGTGTAAATAATAAGGGACATGGAAAATCGGGCACGAACGCGCGGAGGCGTTCGTCTCTCGGCTTGGCAAATCAGACGTGAAAACAGGCAGCTTTTAAATGTAAAGTGACGATCGTTATTATTTGCCAGCTGACCGCTTGGCCGGCCAAGCTTGCCCAACCGACCTTAggcatttgaaaataaaaatagctccTTTATGCCAAGCATCAACAGCCCACTGTTTCTTGCATGCCATGGCCTTGACAGTGAATTCGATTGGGAAGGAAAAAGTGCTGCAGGATTTATCGGGTTAATCCAAGTGGAAAGtgccttttttacttttaaactgCAGCACCCCGCCCCGGTAGTAAGAAAAAGAATCCGGGTTTCGCCCTAtccgaataaaaaatatttcaatataattacgCTTGCTACGCCAACTGTAAAAAAGGCCGGGAGATAACTTTTTTTGCAAGTAAAACCACTCTCCGCGATGGATGACTCAGATTTTTCGTCTCTGGACCATCGGCAGCGCAACTCATTGCGTTCCGCGCACGCGACGATCCAACCTTGGCATTGGGGAATCTCGAGGCGACAAGCGCTCGACCGGTTTTCATCGCACtacaaataacaaataataacgCGTGATTCCCAGAATAAGGGCAAATAGGATTCTCGCGTCTGCAGGAAAACGCTTTcttgttttaaaagaaaagaatgTGCGCTGCAGATTTCTgaatgaaaacaataaaactatATACCTTTTCCCTTCGCTGAATGCGACTTGTTTTACGAGGAATGGAGAGAAGGGGCAGTAAAGATGCTCACCGAGATTGTAAAACATGAAGTGTATTGGTTGCATAAGtgcgatttttttccttattttactATACACTCCACAAAGAAATACAGATGCAATATGTGGCGCCTATTTTTTCTAATGatataattaacatttaaaaatttgtcataaCTCACGAATAGGcattaaaattggtttaaaataaaattaattcaaggcactcttgatttttaaattggatcaaTTGAGTTTAGTTTTATTAGTTTGATTTCAATTATGGCTTGAATAATATTCTTcgcaaaatgtttaaaaaaaaatgggtAATTTACAATGATCTGTGGTTTGATTTCTATTTCTCTGTTAGTAACCTAGCCAACGGAGTGCGAACTATGAGCCAAacattgtgaaataaatcataattttacgATTAAGACGCTCGCCTTTTAATCAGCATGCAAGCTTTGGAGTTGATTTtgccagaaattaaaaaaatagcattttcccaattttcataaaaaaatgcagtgcataTGTTCACTCTGAAGAAAATCTAGAAATAATTATGTCATACGCACTCTAGAGTGTCATCGGAAGAACAACAAAGTCAGGTAAATAAAAGATCACAATCCCAGGTATACAGACAAATCGAGTGGCTGACTGTGAGTCATCTCGCGGGATGCTCTTATCAAGGATGAAGGCAGGAATCCCCATTTTCTAGTGGGGGCAGAAGGAAGCGCTGCGGAAATGATTGAGGAAGAAAAAAAGGTTGtccgagcggcggcggcgtgtcCCCCTCTTCCAGTGGCGATAAAAAGGTGGCGCGGACGGCGCAGAAATCGCACTCGCCAAAATGCAGGGGGACAAGCGGCTGTTTGACTGGAGCGACTACCTCGTGTTCGCCGGCATGTTGGCCGTCTCGGCGGCCATCGGCCTCTACCacggctgccgccgccgcggacAGTCGTCCTCCGAGTTCCTCACGGGAAATGGACAGTTGGGCACGGTGCCGGTCGCTCTCAGCATGTTGGCAAGGTGagtgttaatattttttacgtgcTGATCGttcatttaatgaattatatgttaaatacaaattcaacAATTGAGTCAGTTAACATTTATtaggattttttcaattggaaaCATCTAAAACTATACGCTGTACATGTGCAAATTTTCCGTGCCAAAGTTGAAAATTCAGACTGCAAAATTCgggtttgatttaattttttttttaaattgaattaataaaaacagtaATGATCacatttgttaaattttaagctgtgaaattaattaataaaatctgaaaatatttttctctcatctccaacaaaataaataaaatcgacaGAGTCTGCACCGGTTTGCGTTTGTACGATCTAGTTCATTGTTGGGGTGGTGGAAAAAGATGCGGACGGCGGCGGTACTGACTAAACATTTCGATAAGATAGCCTATAGCTCCTCGCCGACCGTCTGTGTTTGCTCTCTTGCAAacctttattaattaattgtgcatTTCCTTTGTGTGCCGCTCGCAACTAAATAATATTGCCGCAGCCGCGATCACAATCGCGCCCTAATGCACAGAGTGCGACACTGAATGCGCTAATTGCTTCTATCAGCTTTGccaacaaacattttttcatcaaattaaaataaattgctatcACAATGAGGAAACAAAACGAGAACGTTTCTGCAAGTACTTACTCTTTCGGGACATTTACAGTTTGTATTTATCTTTTGGCTCATTATCCCCTCTTCGGAATGAGATTGTAATTGGAATGGAAATCCCAGAAGCTGATTCTAAATTGTTCCTTCGAATACGGTCAGTCTTAAAAGCATCCCAAGTACAATGAACCAAATGACAATGCCAATCCACGacttacgatttttttattctaaccACAAAGTGGTCTTTTTGTTGGCGAGACTGATGTGAGTTTTAGTTTATTGGAAGCTTAAATCCACATTTAAATAAGATTGCTTATTTCATTTatcccaaaataattttttaataaactccCTCTGATGTGTGTTTAAGTTAATTTGAAGCGATTTGTTGCCTGTTCTGAAGgtcttttaaatcatttttgacCTTAGTGGTGACTCCCCAGCATGTTCTGAGGGAAAAATCCCCCtctatcaatttattttctcaaaattcaccCAATCTTTGAAACACCTGTTTTTTCAACCTTTGGCACTCGGTATCTAAAAAACTGCAAGTTTCACTATCCTGGAAATTTCTAGTCATTTGtctgggaaaaattaaatctcataCCTAGAAATTGAAtgcaaagtttgttttttaaatattcaaaatgtaatttaataatttaaaatttaaaaaatttaatttataaatacaaaatttatttagtctaTTAAATCCTGTTTTGTTTTACAACTGTAGCGTTTACTCAATCtgtaaaaatttcccattcaAAATATGCCGGgctgaagaaaaataattgaatttgtcgCACTTTCAGTTTCCTGTCGTCGATTACGCTGATGGGCCAGCCAGCGGAGGTCTACCTGTTCGGCCCGCAGCTTTGGCTCTTTGGTCTGGCTAGCTTCTTGGCCATTCCTTTCACAGGCTACGTGCTGATCCCTATGTACCACGAGTTGCGACTCACGTCTGCGTTCGAATACATCGGCCGTCGCTTCAACTGCTGGCTCCAGCTCTTCACCTCCACCCTCTTTTCCCTGCAGATGATCGTTTATTTGGCCCTCGTCCTGTACGCGCCTGCCATGGCTCTGCACCAAGGTGAATTTCGGaatgttcaaaataaatcttaatttttacatcgaaagtaaaaactcaattatttgaattaaaactcgCAGTTTACAGAACTCGTATAATATTTCtaatccaaatattttacagtcACTGGAATCAACACCGAAATTGTAGTCACCGCCATGTACCTGGTCTGCATTTTATACACTACCGTCGtgagtattttatttgtaattttcattctCCGAAAATTTCTATCCTGGACATTTCATTTAGGGAGGAATGAAAGCAGTGGTGTGGACAGACACCTTTCAAGTTTTGGTTCTCTACTCGTCGATGATGGCCATCCTTTGGAAGGGTACTTCCGACCTGGGCGGCGTCAGTGTGGTTTGGCAAAGAAACGCAGCCGCCAACAGAACTCAGTTTTTCAAGTAAGCGATTTTCCCTTGAATCCAAGCGTTAAATATCTTTATAGAGTGCAACCAGCCAAGCGTTCAATCTTTTTACTCCTCATTTTATTGCCTGAAAAAATtcgacttgattttttttgcttggtaattaaataaacgagTAAAAAACTGGAGTAATTACAACGCGACCTTGGCGAAGCGGCTTGCTGCTTCATTGTTTAGCAAGTCTCCTGCTGTTCAACGCCtcttattatcattatttcttAGCTGGGACACGGATTTAACTGAGCGGTACACCCTGTGGGGCTCGTTTATTGGCGCGGCGTGTCTTCACTGTGCCGTCTACGGCGTCAACCAGTTGCAAGTGCAGAGATACTTGACCGTGCCCACCGTCGAGGCAGCCAGAAAGTgcgagcaaatttttaattaacatctatatacagtattttttattgttaattcaatttcacagAATGCTGTGGATTAACGCGTTTGGATGGACTTTCGTCGTTGCTCTGACCGTGTACGCAGGAATGCTTATTTTCGCGCAATACTTTGAGTGCGATCCATTGCTGACTGGCGTAAGTTCTGTATAATGTAAAAGtcgtaacatttttttaacattttttttatgttcAGGACGTCAGCAAGCCAGACCAACTTTTCCCTCTCTACGTCATGGACATCTTGGGAACGGTTCCTGGATTCCCGGGACTCTTTGTCGCGGGAATATTCAGCGCCGGTTTGAGGTAAGAATccgaaccctggcgtcagggtagccgcCTAAcgatataaataattcaatttgccaCTTTATGGCCGCCTGATGGGCTCCGTGTTGGTtcaaattgcatgatttgcaCGCCGTT
It encodes:
- the LOC135936850 gene encoding sodium-coupled monocarboxylate transporter 1-like isoform X2, with the protein product MQGDKRLFDWSDYLVFAGMLAVSAAIGLYHGCRRRGQSSSEFLTGNGQLGTVPVALSMLASFLSSITLMGQPAEVYLFGPQLWLFGLASFLAIPFTGYVLIPMYHELRLTSAFEYIGRRFNCWLQLFTSTLFSLQMIVYLALVLYAPAMALHQVTGINTEIVVTAMYLVCILYTTVGGMKAVVWTDTFQVLVLYSSMMAILWKGTSDLGGVSVVWQRNAAANRTQFFNWDTDLTERYTLWGSFIGAACLHCAVYGVNQLQVQRYLTVPTVEAARKMLWINAFGWTFVVALTVYAGMLIFAQYFECDPLLTGDVSKPDQLFPLYVMDILGTVPGFPGLFVAGIFSAGLSTVSTGVNSLAAIWLAEINGVFLKEHMDEKRAAIAVKVLALVFGLASFFLVFLVPYMGGLVPVAVSLSSFFSGALLGVFLLGIYCPWANAFGVGAGLVAGVALVGGMTIGSQIAVESGQTLFTPLATSVEGCSNSTFDSTISLIMSEPKEEAHFLLRISFLWYSLLATVATVLVGLLVSLVTRDRSPVLPSGSRLLNQAAVIYSNKEHHMTQSCKCGPDLRNGTNEKASAVSSPTGEIGVDNLSFDFVGSDLAIRMSDLNSTENTRAIF
- the LOC135936850 gene encoding sodium-coupled monocarboxylate transporter 1-like isoform X1, with the protein product MQGDKRLFDWSDYLVFAGMLAVSAAIGLYHGCRRRGQSSSEFLTGNGQLGTVPVALSMLASFLSSITLMGQPAEVYLFGPQLWLFGLASFLAIPFTGYVLIPMYHELRLTSAFEYIGRRFNCWLQLFTSTLFSLQMIVYLALVLYAPAMALHQVTGINTEIVVTAMYLVCILYTTVGGMKAVVWTDTFQVLVLYSSMMAILWKGTSDLGGVSVVWQRNAAANRTQFFNWDTDLTERYTLWGSFIGAACLHCAVYGVNQLQVQRYLTVPTVEAARKMLWINAFGWTFVVALTVYAGMLIFAQYFECDPLLTGDVSKPDQLFPLYVMDILGTVPGFPGLFVAGIFSAGLSTVSTGVNSLAAIWLAEINGVFLKEHMDEKRAAIAVKVLALVFGLASFFLVFLVPYMGGLVPVAVSLSSFFSGALLGVFLLGIYCPWANAFGVGAGLVAGVALVGGMTIGSQIAVESGQTLFTPLATSVEGCSNSTFDSTISLIMSSEPKEEAHFLLRISFLWYSLLATVATVLVGLLVSLVTRDRSPVLPSGSRLLNQAAVIYSNKEHHMTQSCKCGPDLRNGTNEKASAVSSPTGEIGVDNLSFDFVGSDLAIRMSDLNSTENTRAIF
- the LOC135936850 gene encoding sodium-coupled monocarboxylate transporter 1-like isoform X3; amino-acid sequence: MQGDKRLFDWSDYLVFAGMLAVSAAIGLYHGCRRRGQSSSEFLTGNGQLGTVPVALSMLASFLSSITLMGQPAEVYLFGPQLWLFGLASFLAIPFTGYVLIPMYHELRLTSAFEYIGRRFNCWLQLFTSTLFSLQMIVYLALVLYAPAMALHQVTGINTEIVVTAMYLVCILYTTVGGMKAVVWTDTFQVLVLYSSMMAILWKGTSDLGGVSVVWQRNAAANRTQFFNWDTDLTERYTLWGSFIGAACLHCAVYGVNQLQVQRYLTVPTVEAARKMLWINAFGWTFVVALTVYAGMLIFAQYFECDPLLTGDVSKPDQLFPLYVMDILGTVPGFPGLFVAGIFSAGLSTVSTGVNSLAAIWLAEINGVFLKEHMDEKRAAIAVKVLALVFGLASFFLVFLVPYMGGLVPVAVSLSSFFSGALLGVFLLGIYCPWANAFGVGAGLVAGVALVGGMTIGSQIAVESGQTLFTPLATSVEGCSNSTFDSTISLIMSSEPKEEAHFLLRISFLWYSLLATVATVLVGLLVSLVTRDRSPVLPSGSRLLNQAAVIYSNKEHHMTQVSAPLLLQPNEHSLLPLV